CGCGAGCTGCATCCGATGTTAAAGCTGTTGCTCTGTGGCGTCATCGTCGGCGCGCCGTGCCTGCTGATCCTGATGCAGCCCGATCTTGGCATGACCATTATCTGGGGCCCGGTCCTGCTCGCCTTACTTTTCGTCGGCGGCATTCCGCTGCGTTACCTCATCTGTATCATCCTGATCGTCGTAGGATTCATTCCGCTCGCGATCAATCTCGCCCTGAAACCGTACCAAATGGAGCGGATCACGGCCTTCATTAACCCTGAGATCGACAAACAGGGCGCGGCCTGGGCGATTAACCAGTCACTCATTGCGATCGGCTCCGGCGGCTGGCAGGGCAAAGGATTCAAAGCGCCGAACTCCCAGATCGAGATGGGGTTTCTGCCGGCGACCGCCGTGCACAACGATTACATCTTTTCCGCCATCGGCGAGCAGTGGGGCTTCGTTGGCGGCATGTTCCTGATCGGCACGTTCGCCCTGCTCCTGTTAACGTGTCTTTTCGTCGCGTTCTTTGCCGGCGATCAGCTCGGCTTGCTCCTCGTGGTCGGGACAACTGCGCTCATTTTCACCCACATCTTCCAGAATATCGGCATGACCATCGCCTTGCTCCCGATCACCGGCGTGCCTTTGCCGCTCATCAGCTACAGCGGCTCCTTCGCCTTTATCATCATGTTCGGTCTCGGGATCGTGAACTCTGTGTGGATTCACCGACGAGAAATCGTCGAGCGATAATCGTCTGCGGAATAACGGAATCTGGTTGGTGGACCACGGCTGCGTCGCGGTGATCAGGTAGTTTGGGCAAATTCGTTCAGCGGCGCTTGCAGGTAGGCGATCGCTTCGAAAACCGTTCGGCTTGGAGACGCGAATGCTCTTCCGGTTAGAATCTCGTCGGTGATGACCCTCGCCACCGCTTCCCAATCGGCGACGGCCAGATCAGCGCACACCGGGGGAATATTTGCGAAGGGCAAACTCACCGGACCATCCACCAACGCCACACGCTTCCGATTCATCAGGGCGATAAGGCGATCGGGCGCGCGAAAGGCAAACAGAGAAGCGGCCTCGCCCAGCAGAATGGTTGCGCTCTCCGGCTCTTCCGCCAGCGAGTGTAAGAGTTGGTCGCAATGCGCTCGGCCAGGGTCGATGAGATTGTATTGAAACCGCGCGTTTTCGAGGAGCCCTTTGAGCTTTTCTTCATCGACGGGAGATCTGCGCGCTGCGTTAACCACACATACTTTTTTGATGAGCCCGCAGTTCCTCCAATCATTCAGAATTTCGGAAACCGCCCTGTCCCGAGCGATCTCGAAATGGCAGGGCAACGCTGGCAGTCCACCATCAGCAACTCCAATTGCGCGGACGCCGCTGTCCTGGAGAAGCCGCGCCGTTTCTCGGGCGCAGTGGTCTGGTCTGTACCACAGTACGCTGTCCACCTTGGAGTGGTTGATCCTCTCTTGAAGAAAATCGGCACGCTCTTCCGAGTCTTCATAGAAAAGCCCGGCCGCGACGAAGCCGCGCCGACGCAGTTCCCGTCGAGTGCACATAAAAAACATTCGGTATTTTTGTCGGGTCAAAAAACAGGACAGTGGCATCGGGACGCCAACGATGCCATGGATTGAAACCTGCCGTCCGGTACCCAGTCCTTTGAGCAATGTCCGCGAGCCCCGCAGACGCATAAGGAGTCCTTCAGTTTCGAGCTGACGATAAACAGCGGCGACCATTGAGAGAGAAACGTTGAAACGGTCGGCGACTTCCCGGAGCGCGTAAAAGACCTGTGGTTTCTCGGACTGATGTTTGCGAGCGGTCTGTCGAAGAATCTCCGAAAGCTGCTCTGTTTTCACATCGCTTCCTGAAACCCCGAGTTTTCCCCGCAGGGGAGGGAGCCGACGAGGGATTTTTTTCCGAGCCATGGTTCCCGGGGGGTTGAGATTCGAGGGAATCTGTTCTGTATCTGTTTTCTAAGAGTTCATTTTCTGTTTGTCTAGCCAGCAATGACAAAAATGGTGCAAAAGCAGCGCCATGAAATTTTTTCACCGGCTGCTGTTCTTCGCATTGGTCACCGGCGTTTCTTCTCTGGTGGGAATGAAACCGCTTTTGGCGCAATCTTCGCTTGAGGCAAACCGAAACCTGGTCACCCATGGCGTTCCCGCACCGCCGCCGGGCGCTCAGAAAGCGCGGCACCTTACTGGTGAAGCGACGGCGGCTATCGATTTGGGCAATGACCAGGTCGTAACCGTCTCGTCTCATCAGGGCGGTTTTGATCGCGTCGGCTTGCGCCATGACCAGACCATTGACGTCAGGGTCCAATATTCGGCAGCAAAGATCGGTCAGCCGATAACGGTCGAAGCTTTGGACGGCGGTAGCGTCGTCGCAGCTTCGAAAGACCTCGTCGTGGCTGCGGACGGGACGATCCATTTCAAGTTTCGGGCTGGACATCAGCCAGGCGTCTATCAAATCGCCGTGCGTAATGGCTCCCAGGAACTTGGACTCCAGTTCTGGGTTCGGGACGACGAACACCCTGGAAACAATCAACCGGTCATTAATCTAGAAGGAAAATAACCATCCATGACCGCCTGCATTTTCTCAGCCATGTGCCGTTCCGTCCGCTCTCTGTTTGCCGCTCTTTTTCTGGTCAGCCTCTTGCCCGCCGGCGTTTCGGCGCAACTCGGCAACGACAATCCGACCGGGATCTCCGGGATGTACAACGGCAATGTTAATACCGCCGGATCGTACGATCCCTACACAGGCAACGCGACTCGCTCCATCACTGACATCACCGTAGCAGGCGCGGTAGGCGCGTACCCGCTCGCCTTCACGCGCACCATGAACACGCGCTACAACGCCGGTTCGGGAACATGGGAGATGGGGACCGCAGGCAGCTGGCGCCATAACTACCAGTGGAGCATTGAGCCGCACGTTTATACCAGCAGCGGACCCAACCGGTGGAGCTATCTCCCAAATGTCTACACGGTGAACTATCCCGATGGGCGCCGCCTCTCTTTTTCCCAGGCAAGCAACGACACCCGGTTTCGCGCCGGCTCGGGGATTTCAGATCGTTTTCAACAGCTTACCAATGTCGACGGGGGAATGGTGTATGTCCTCCTGCCCGATGGCGGGAAAATTGCCTTTGAGGCCACCGTCATTCGCAACGAACTAAGTGAAGTAACGCATTTGACGGAGTCCTTATTCACTTACGAACTGGTCGGAATCATCGATCCTCACGGCCAGACGACAACGATCACTTATCCGGGGGACGGCTCGATGACAATTACCGAGCCAGCCGGGCGGTGGCTGAAGTTGTGGTATACAATCACCCCGTGGATGGGCGATTCGGTCCTCACCGGTGTTCAAGCCAGCGACGGCAGGTCGGTAACATATAACTACGGCGGATGGCAACCAGCCGGCGCGGCCATGTATAGTTATCTCGGCAATATCCAATACCGGGACACCGCAGGCGGTGTCTACGCGACCGCGATCTACTTTTACACGCCCGGAAATATCGATCCAAACGAACGGCCTCTCCTCGCCGGCGCTATCGATCCGATGTACAGCGGTCCGATGTGGTCTATTGGATACACTTATGTCTCCGGTTCGTCCGGCGGCGTCTATGGCCAGATTCAGAGCGAGAACTATCTCGACCCCGCCACTGGAGCTGCGGGTCAGGTTGTCTCGAGCGTTTCCGTTAACGGTAATAGCCGAACGGAAACCCGCGGCGACGGATCATCCCGCACCTTCAATTATATAGGCGGCAAGCTGGCAAGCTACACGGATTTCAAGGGACAAACCTCTTACATTTCGTATGACGGCAATGGTTTCAGCAATGGCTTTACGGATGCTCGCGGCAATACGACTACGACGAGCCGTGAGGGAATCATCGGCGCCGTCAGCGTCCTTACGCATGCTGACCAATCAGCGCAAGGCTATGCCTACTGGTACAGGGATGGCGGGCCGTACTTTGTTCAGATTCGGGGTGACGAGCGTGGTCACAACACCTATTTTACCCGTGACACGGACAATTTTCAGCTTACCCGGATCGATTATCCCGATTACCCCAACGGAGCCTACGAGACCTTTGCTTATAACGGGTTTGGACAAGTCTATTCTCACCGAATGCCGAGTGGAGGAACCGAAACCAAGTATTATGACGGGCGGGGAATGATGTGGGCCTACAACAACCCAGACGGAACGAGCTACTATTATTATGATGGTCTCGATCGCCTTGAGCACACCACCGATCCTCGTGGAAACTGCACGTGGTTTCAGTATAACGCGCGAGGCCAGGTCACTCGTGTCACTCACGCTGATGGCACCTATGTCCAAATGTCGTACGACAATCACGGCGATCGGATCTCCGTTACGGACGAGCTGAATCACACCACCAGTTTTGCGTATGATGATTACAAACGGGTTCTAACTGTTACAAACCCGGTTGGTCACACCGCGACCTTCTGCTATGCTCTCGACTGGGTCAATCCGCTTCTCCACACTACGAACAGCGTCAAATACGTTATTTCTCCGATGGGTAAGAACGTGGTCTTCGATTACGACGCCAATCTTCAAAGAGTCGACCAGGTTGCCGCGTTGGGAACACCGGATGAAGCATGGACCTTATTTGAATACGATTCTGTCGGCAATTTAACCAAGGTGACTGATCCGCTTTGGCACGCCACGACGTTTGGCTACGACAACCGCGACCGGCCAACTACGATGACGGACGCACTCGGTTACGTTACGACCACCAATTACGATGTTATGGGGAATAAGACCTGGATCAAGCGCGCTACCGGAACCGCCGCCGAGACCATTCTCCAATTCCCGGATTACGACTCAATGAACCGGTTGACCAGGCAGATCGACGAGAGAGGCGTCACGACCACGATGGGTTACGATCTTGCCGGAAACCTTGCTTGGAATAACGACGGCAACGCCAATCACTATTCCTACGAATACGATGCGCTAAACCGCCGCAAGAAGATGACATATCCGGACGGGAGTACCGAAGAGGAAAGTTATGATGCCGCCGGCAACCGCGCCACACACAAGAACCGCGCCGGCAACGTTCAAACATTCTTTTATGATAGTCGCAACCGACAGACGGGATTCGATTGGAATGACGGGTTTACGCCGCAACTGCGCACGACCTACGACGCGGCCTCGCGTCCTACCCAAATCTGGAATTGGGACGCGACGATCGACAATACCTTTTTCGACGACAATAAGCTGGCGAGCCAAACGGAAGTGACCGGCGATTACGGGGACAATACGCCGCGGACGATCAGCTACACCTACGACGCGGACGGAAATCGGGGAACAATAACTCATAATTATGCGGGCATAACCTACAATTACCATTATACGAACCGCAATCAGCTTAAAGACATTAACTATCAGTCTTATGCTCCGATGATCGCGTACCAGTACGACAAGGCCGGCAATCGCACCCTCCGCACGCCTTACAATGGGGCGATTACCGAGTACGCCCCGGTCGATGCTCTGAATCGCAGCTCCTGGGTGCGCCACACCTTCGCCGGCGGCCAGACGGCACGCTACGATTATGCCTTTGACGAAATGGGCCGGCGGAGATACGAGCAGCGCAATGGCGGCCCGGCCGATGGCTACAGCTATGATCAGGGCGGAGAAGTTGTCGGTGAGATTCCGAATGGGACCTTGAGTAATGGAACGGTAAGCGGGACGAATCTTCCGTTGAGCTACGATGGAGCCGGGAACCGGACAAACACGTGGGGAATTCCATACAGCACAAACAACGTAAATCAATACACGAGCGTGGGCGGCGCGCCGATTAGTTGTGATGCGAATGGCAATATCCAGGGCCGTGACGGCTGGACTTACACCTATGATGCCCAGAATCGACTGAGGAGTGCGACCAAGGGCACCACCTCCCTTGGCTTTTATTACGATGGTTTAAACCGGCAGATCACCCGTGGGGTGAATACCGGCTCAGGTTGGGATGTGACATTCAGCGTCTGGGATGGCTGGACGCTTCGGGAGGAATGGGGTCTTGGCAACGTTTTGAAGCGCCTCTACTTCTGGGGCGGTGCGACCGATGAATTAGTCTGTGCGTTCGGCGGCCAGTATAACAACAGCTGGTTCACCCAGGACGGGCGCGGCAATACCTCGCACATATCGGACGATGGCAACAATCTGGTGGAACGCTACACTTACGGGCTGTCCGGCGAGCCCCAGATTTGGGATCCGAATGGCAATGCGCGTTCCGACGCGATCACCGCGAACCGCTTCATGTTCCAAGGCCGCGATTATCTCAAGGAAGGTGCGATTTACGATTACCGCAATCGGTTCTATCTTCCCAGCCTGGGCCGTTTCCTCCAGCCCGATCCCATCGGCTTCCGAGGCGACCGTGCAAATATCTACCGCTTCTGCGGCGGCGATCCGGTGAATCGAATGGATCCGTTCGGACTGGAGAGTCCTCTTCCAACAAAGAAGAAGGACGGGAATGATGGCGTTGCAGATTATCCGGGCGTGGAAGTTACGGCGTCGGAGATACCGGGGTACGACAGAACTGCAGGAGATGGGCATAGAGACATAGGTGCGCTCGATAGGACCGGATCGGCCCCAGGGGAAGGTGGTAGTCGTGACAGTGTGGGAGGTGGGGGAGGCGATCGGGGCGAGGGCGATTCACCTACCCCGCAGCCATCAACACCTCCGACGCCTGTGCCGAGCGGTCCGCCAGCTCCGGAATGGCCGCCACCACCGCTTCACCCGATAATTCCACCATTTCCCGGTTTCCCACCTATTGATGATTGGCGAGATTTCCGAGATTTTTACAAGTATTATTTCCCCGCTGGCGCACCTGGTGATAATCCGTATCGTGACTATCTCGCTTCGCGCGACGGCTAGCTAGTGGATTGTCATTCTTCTTATGCTTCCTGTTAGATGGGTTTTGAACCGTGCATCTTATTACATGAGAACAAGGTTGCTCTTCGGGTGTTTAGTGATATTCGCGGCCTCTATAAAGAACACGGACGCTTACCACCAGGAGCGTTCACTCCCGGCGAAAGCTTTGCGAGAAAGTCTAGCTTTCAAAAGAGCCAATGCCCTCGCTGCCGTTTTGGCGAATCAAGAAGCAAAAAGAAGATTTGGCGTGAAGCCCTTTTCTGAACATGATGGGAAAGCGGTGCTTCGCAATGCTCGGTGGGAGTGGATGGCAACAGCAGGCGTTGGGAAAGGGGACCTTTCTGCTCGCGTCTCGTTTCGGCAAGACGGCTCGGACCGAAAAATCGAAGTATTCCAAATGTGGAACGGGCGATGAGACAGACTTGGACCGCTGATAATGGCTTCCGATCCCGGTGCCGCTGATTTGCCTCCTCCACCGCCGTAGATCGTTGAACCAGCCCCCCCGAATCATGCGACCGGGCGTACCGTGGCCCACGCCGCCGCCGCAATAGTGAACCGTCTTTGCTTCCGATGGTCACTGCGCCAAGCAAAGGCCGTGGCCCGATTGCCTTCGCCCTAAGTTGAAGTCGAGCCGCAGCGCATCCTCGCGGAGTTTACTTTCGCGGCGACGGCTCGTAACATTCGCGGCGCGCGATGGAGACGGATTACAAAGTTAAGCTCGAGATTTTCGAGGGGCCGCTCGATCTCCTGCTTTACCTGATCAAGCAGGACGAGATCGATATTTACGAAATCTCGCTCGAACGGATCACGAGCCAGTACCTGGAATACCTCCAGGCGTTCAAGGAATTGAACATCGATATCGCGGGCGAATTCATCGTGATGGCGGCGAACCTGATCTATCTGAAAAGCCGCAGCCTCCTGCCGGTGGATCAGCAGCCACCGGATGAAGAGGCGGCGGAGGACGATCCGCGCTGGGATTTGATCCGGCAGCTGATCGAATACAAGAAGTTCAAGGAAGCGGCGGCGCAGTTGCGCGATCGGGCGCTGGAGCAGGAGCGGATGTTTGCGCGGTCCGGCAGCGGCCCGGGTGAGGTGGCGCTGGCGCCGCTCTCCCTGGGCGAGGTCGGCATTTTCCAATTGATCAACGCGCTCCAGACCGTGATAAAACGGGTCGAGGCGCGGGAGGATTTGCGGGAACTATTTGGCGAACACTTTACCGTCTCGGACAAGATCGACTCCATTCTGCGGCAGGTGGCGGGAGGAGTAACGCTGAAGTTTTCGGAGTTGTTCGCCCAGATGGCGTCGCGGGTCGAAATCGTGGTGACGTTCCTGGCCTTGCTGGAGCTGATCCGGCTCAAGCAAGTGCGCGCGAGCCAGCCGAACCCATTCGACGAAATTGAGATTGCGCCGGCTTCCTAAACAAGACTGGGCGCGGATTCAATGGGCCGGATTTTGATCGCAGGCTGCGGCTACGTGGGAGAAGCGACGGCGGATCTTTTTTGCGAACGGGGCTGGCAGGTCGAGGGATGGACGGCTTCGGCGGAATCGAGCCACCGGCTTTCCGAAAAGCCCTACGGTGTCCGCGCGGTGGATATTGGGGATGCGTCGGCGGTCTCGGCGGCCGGAGGAGCGTTTGATGTGGTCGTGCATTGCGCGAGCACGAGCGGCGGCGATGCGGAGCAGTATCGCCGGGTCTATCTCGAGGGGACGCGGAATCTCATCCGCGCGTTTCCCCAGGCAAAATTTCTGTTCACCAGCAGCACGAGCGTTTACGCCCAGAAAGGGGGCGTGATCGTGGATGAGGAGAGTCCGGCCGAGCCGCTCCATGAGAAGGGAAAACTTTTGCGGGAAACGGAAGAATTGGTCCTCGCACGGGGCGGGATCGTGGCGAGGCTGGGAGGGATTCATGGGCCGGGTCGGTCATTTTTTCTGACAAGATTTTTGGCGGGTGAGGCGGTGCTCGATGCTGATGGCGGTCGCGTGATCAATCAGGTGCATCGAGGCGATATTGCGGCCGCCTTGGTTCTTTTAGCGCAAAGGGGTGAAGCCGGGATTTTCAATCTGGTGGGCGACGAACAAATCACCGCCCGCGAAGCGTACGAGTGGCTGAGCGCGCGGCTGGGGAAGCCGCTTCCAGCGCCGGCGACACGGTCCGAGGCGCGAAAACGGGGAGCGAGTAACAAGCGTGTCAGCAACAAGAAACTGCGCGCCCTGGGATGGGTGCCGAAGTATCCGACTTTCGAAATTGCGATGGAGAAAAGTATCCTCCGCAGCTTTGGATTTTGACGATTTTCACTGAATTATTCCGGTACGGTAGCTGCTAAAAAAATCACATGCGGCATATCAAACTCAGCGGGCGCGAAGCGACGGTAGTGCGCGCCATCGGTTTCACGGAAGCGATGATGGGCGCTGAGATCCAGGATTCCACCCACATGGGGATCGAAGACGTTACCGACACGCTCAACAGTTTGATGTCGGCCGGCTTCATCGAGACCATTCCGTATTACGACGAAGTGCAACTCGCTGAGGTGCCGGTGACCGCGTTCGAGCTGAACCCAGCCTACGCCCACGAGCTGAAGCAGGCGCTTTACCGGCGGTAACGCCTCTCGCAGTCACGCGGTGGGCGCCGTGGATCCGCAGCGGAACGGTTACGGAACAGCCGCTGGGGACTCGGCCGAAGCGCGCGAACTGTTCTGCTGGCCGAAAAGCTGGCGAATGACCTCTTCGACCGGCAGCTCCTGGACGTTGATGTCGGTCACCCGGCAGTTGTCGAGCAGTTGGCGCGCAGTTTCGGTCACCTTGCCGCGCGGCACCTTGAGCTGCACGGACATGGGCTTTCGCTCGACGACTTCGCCGAACTGAGTGAAGTCGCAATCCGAGCCTTCCTCAAAACTGAGGCTGATGATCTTGGCGCTCGAGAAACGGTCGATGATCGCATCGAGGGGACCGTCGAAGAAAATCTTGCCATGGTCGATCACGATGACGCGGTCGCACAGCTCCTCGATATCCTGCATGTAATGGCTGGTCAGCATGGTGACGATCCGGTGCTCGGAATTGTAAAGCCGGAGAAATTCGCGGACGCGTTTTTGGCTGACCACGTCGAGGCCGATGGTAGGTTCGTCGAGGAAGAGCACCCGCGGCTCGTGAATAAGGGCGGAGATCAACTCCATTTTCATGCGCTCGCCCAGCGAAAGCTCACGCACCATTACGTTCATTTTGTCCTGCACGTCCAGAAGCTCGCTCAGGCCGTTCACCACCTTCTTGAACCGGGCCGGCTCGATCCCATAAATCGCGCGGTTTAGCTCGAGCGACTCCTGCGCCGGCAAGTCCCACCAAAGCGCGTTTTTCTGGCCCATCACGAGGCTGAACTGCCGTTTCAACTCGTTGCTTCGTTCCCAGGGCACGAACCCGAGGACGCTGGCTTCCCCCGAGGTGGGATTCAGCAAACCGGAAAGCATCTTGAGCACAGTCGTTTTTCCGGCGCCGTTCGGGCCCAGGAACCCCACGAGCTCGCCTTCCTCGATTTGAAACGAAACGTCGTCCGCGGCGCGGATTTCGTCGTACTTGCGGCTGACAAGTCCTTTAATCGATCCGCGCAGACCGCTTTCCTTGCGGTAGGTGCGGTAGACCTTGGTGAGACCGCGGGTTTCGATGACCGGCATGGGGAAAGGTCAACCTTTCCCTACGCCGCGCTGGGCTGCGTTTTTGATCCTCGCTTTTTCAGGAGCGGCAGGACTTTTTCCACGAGCGCATCCGCGGTGAGGCCATGTTTCTTGCGAAGAATGGGGATGGTGCCGTGCTCGACGAATTGGTCGGGCCAGCCGATGCGGACAACCGGAGTGGCGATCATCTGCGAGTGCAAATGCTCCATCACGGCACAGCCGAAACCATTGTGGAGGACGTGGTCCTCGATGGTGCAGACAACGTCGACGCCACGGGCAAAGAACTCGAGCGTCCCCGTGTCGATCGGCTTAATCCAGCGCGGGTTGATCAGGGCAACCGAAATGCCCTTTTCCTCCAGCTTGCGGGCAGCCTCCTCGGCCACTTCAAACATGTTTCCGAGGCCGAAAATGGCGACCTCGCGCCCGTGTTGCACCACCTCGGCCTTGCCGATTTCGAGAAGTTTCGGCGACGCTTTTGGCACGGCCCCGGTTCCCGCGCCGCGTGGGTAGCGGATGGCGATCGGGCCGGAATTGTAATTGGCGATTGTCCAGAGCATGTCGATGAATTCATCTTCATCCTTCGGCTGCATGTGAACGAAATTCGGAACGTGCCGAAGATAACCGATGTCAAAAAGACCGTGGTGGGTCGGGCCGTCGTCTCCGCTCAGGCCGGCGCGGTCCATGCAAAGCGCGACATTCAAATTCTGGAGCGCGATGTCATGGATGATCATGTCGTAAGCGCGCTGCATGAACGTGGAGTAAATCGTCAGGAACGGCTTGAGGCCCTGGGTCGCCAGGCCGCAGGCGAACAGGGCCGCGTGTTCTTCCGCAATGCCGACGTCGAAGTAGCGCGTGGGATGTTGCGCCTGGAAGAACCCGAGACCGGTTCCACTCGGCATCGCGGCCGTGATCGCGACAATGTTCTGATTGGAATCCGCGAATTTCGCCAGCGTTTTGCCCATCAACTCCGAATAAGTCGGCGTCGGCGCGGGCGCGGTTTCGCCGCTTTCGATTTTGTATTTGCCCAGGCCATGGAACTTGTCCGGCTTGGCGATTGCCGGCTCGTAGCCTTTTCCCTTCTTGGTCAGGATATGAAGCAAAACCGGCTCATCCTGGCTCTTCAGGAATTCGAAGGTCTTAATCAGAAGCGGAATGTCATGGCCATCGATCGGCCCGTAATAACGGAGGCCGAGTTCTTCAAAGATCACGCTGGGCAGGAGGAGGTTCTTCACGCCTTCCTCGACTTTGTGGGCGAATTCGACCGCGCTCTTGCCGGCAATCGCTTCGACGAAGCGCCGGGCCTTGTCGTGGAGACCAGCGTAGGTCGGGTTAGCGACGATGTTGTTCAAATAACTGGCGATGGCGCCGACGTTCTTGGCGATCGACCATTCGTTGTCGTTCAGGACAACGATGAAACGGCGCGTCTGTGATTTCGCGTTGTTGAGCGCTTCGTAGCTGATGCCGCAGGTGAAAGCCGCATCGCCGGCCACGACGACCACATTCTCATTCCCGCCGCGCAGATCGCGACCCACCGCCATACCGAGGCCAGCGGAAAGCGCCGTGCCGGCATGTCCGGCGCCATAACAATCATGCTCGCTCTCCGTTCGAAGAAGGAAGCCGTTTAACCCCTGGTATTGGCGCATCGTGGCGATCCGGTCGAGGCGCCCGGTAAACATTTTGTGAACGTACCCCTGATGGCTGACGTCAAAGACGAACTTGTCCTTGGGCGTCTCAAAAACGCGATGCAAGGCGATCGTCAACTCGACGACCCCTAGGTTGGGTCCGAGATGCCCGCCAGTCTGGGAAAGGACCTTTATCAGCTCGTCGCGGACTTCCTGGGCAAGTTGCGGCAGGTCTTCTTCGCCCAGGGCCTTGATGTCGACCGGCGAACGGATT
This Chthoniobacterales bacterium DNA region includes the following protein-coding sequences:
- a CDS encoding FtsW/RodA/SpoVE family cell cycle protein, translated to MTPFLRKLLGLNWVLLITMLALAIFGVIAIYSATYMREEAVASEFWRKQANWVAVGFLAFMLTSLIDYRWVRWGALPMYLAGLAFLVATKFFGTKVYGSRSWLHLGPLNFQPAQLAVIAGILVLALFLSHSQFRELHPMLKLLLCGVIVGAPCLLILMQPDLGMTIIWGPVLLALLFVGGIPLRYLICIILIVVGFIPLAINLALKPYQMERITAFINPEIDKQGAAWAINQSLIAIGSGGWQGKGFKAPNSQIEMGFLPATAVHNDYIFSAIGEQWGFVGGMFLIGTFALLLLTCLFVAFFAGDQLGLLLVVGTTALIFTHIFQNIGMTIALLPITGVPLPLISYSGSFAFIIMFGLGIVNSVWIHRREIVER
- a CDS encoding RHS repeat-associated core domain-containing protein — protein: MCRSVRSLFAALFLVSLLPAGVSAQLGNDNPTGISGMYNGNVNTAGSYDPYTGNATRSITDITVAGAVGAYPLAFTRTMNTRYNAGSGTWEMGTAGSWRHNYQWSIEPHVYTSSGPNRWSYLPNVYTVNYPDGRRLSFSQASNDTRFRAGSGISDRFQQLTNVDGGMVYVLLPDGGKIAFEATVIRNELSEVTHLTESLFTYELVGIIDPHGQTTTITYPGDGSMTITEPAGRWLKLWYTITPWMGDSVLTGVQASDGRSVTYNYGGWQPAGAAMYSYLGNIQYRDTAGGVYATAIYFYTPGNIDPNERPLLAGAIDPMYSGPMWSIGYTYVSGSSGGVYGQIQSENYLDPATGAAGQVVSSVSVNGNSRTETRGDGSSRTFNYIGGKLASYTDFKGQTSYISYDGNGFSNGFTDARGNTTTTSREGIIGAVSVLTHADQSAQGYAYWYRDGGPYFVQIRGDERGHNTYFTRDTDNFQLTRIDYPDYPNGAYETFAYNGFGQVYSHRMPSGGTETKYYDGRGMMWAYNNPDGTSYYYYDGLDRLEHTTDPRGNCTWFQYNARGQVTRVTHADGTYVQMSYDNHGDRISVTDELNHTTSFAYDDYKRVLTVTNPVGHTATFCYALDWVNPLLHTTNSVKYVISPMGKNVVFDYDANLQRVDQVAALGTPDEAWTLFEYDSVGNLTKVTDPLWHATTFGYDNRDRPTTMTDALGYVTTTNYDVMGNKTWIKRATGTAAETILQFPDYDSMNRLTRQIDERGVTTTMGYDLAGNLAWNNDGNANHYSYEYDALNRRKKMTYPDGSTEEESYDAAGNRATHKNRAGNVQTFFYDSRNRQTGFDWNDGFTPQLRTTYDAASRPTQIWNWDATIDNTFFDDNKLASQTEVTGDYGDNTPRTISYTYDADGNRGTITHNYAGITYNYHYTNRNQLKDINYQSYAPMIAYQYDKAGNRTLRTPYNGAITEYAPVDALNRSSWVRHTFAGGQTARYDYAFDEMGRRRYEQRNGGPADGYSYDQGGEVVGEIPNGTLSNGTVSGTNLPLSYDGAGNRTNTWGIPYSTNNVNQYTSVGGAPISCDANGNIQGRDGWTYTYDAQNRLRSATKGTTSLGFYYDGLNRQITRGVNTGSGWDVTFSVWDGWTLREEWGLGNVLKRLYFWGGATDELVCAFGGQYNNSWFTQDGRGNTSHISDDGNNLVERYTYGLSGEPQIWDPNGNARSDAITANRFMFQGRDYLKEGAIYDYRNRFYLPSLGRFLQPDPIGFRGDRANIYRFCGGDPVNRMDPFGLESPLPTKKKDGNDGVADYPGVEVTASEIPGYDRTAGDGHRDIGALDRTGSAPGEGGSRDSVGGGGGDRGEGDSPTPQPSTPPTPVPSGPPAPEWPPPPLHPIIPPFPGFPPIDDWRDFRDFYKYYFPAGAPGDNPYRDYLASRDG
- a CDS encoding segregation/condensation protein A, producing METDYKVKLEIFEGPLDLLLYLIKQDEIDIYEISLERITSQYLEYLQAFKELNIDIAGEFIVMAANLIYLKSRSLLPVDQQPPDEEAAEDDPRWDLIRQLIEYKKFKEAAAQLRDRALEQERMFARSGSGPGEVALAPLSLGEVGIFQLINALQTVIKRVEAREDLRELFGEHFTVSDKIDSILRQVAGGVTLKFSELFAQMASRVEIVVTFLALLELIRLKQVRASQPNPFDEIEIAPAS
- a CDS encoding NAD-dependent epimerase/dehydratase family protein — encoded protein: MGRILIAGCGYVGEATADLFCERGWQVEGWTASAESSHRLSEKPYGVRAVDIGDASAVSAAGGAFDVVVHCASTSGGDAEQYRRVYLEGTRNLIRAFPQAKFLFTSSTSVYAQKGGVIVDEESPAEPLHEKGKLLRETEELVLARGGIVARLGGIHGPGRSFFLTRFLAGEAVLDADGGRVINQVHRGDIAAALVLLAQRGEAGIFNLVGDEQITAREAYEWLSARLGKPLPAPATRSEARKRGASNKRVSNKKLRALGWVPKYPTFEIAMEKSILRSFGF
- a CDS encoding ABC transporter ATP-binding protein gives rise to the protein MPVIETRGLTKVYRTYRKESGLRGSIKGLVSRKYDEIRAADDVSFQIEEGELVGFLGPNGAGKTTVLKMLSGLLNPTSGEASVLGFVPWERSNELKRQFSLVMGQKNALWWDLPAQESLELNRAIYGIEPARFKKVVNGLSELLDVQDKMNVMVRELSLGERMKMELISALIHEPRVLFLDEPTIGLDVVSQKRVREFLRLYNSEHRIVTMLTSHYMQDIEELCDRVIVIDHGKIFFDGPLDAIIDRFSSAKIISLSFEEGSDCDFTQFGEVVERKPMSVQLKVPRGKVTETARQLLDNCRVTDINVQELPVEEVIRQLFGQQNSSRASAESPAAVP